One Ostrea edulis chromosome 6, xbOstEdul1.1, whole genome shotgun sequence genomic window, tatgtattccatatgtgcccaaaatataactcctacatgtgcatgtaattgtaaatggatgtcatgtatatgccagatttgaaaaaaaatagggctctcacaagttgggggggggggggtgttgcactaaaattctatttggtataaatgatagtacttatagtatcttgaaatttcattgacctaagagatatttcaaatctggggtttcatgtttcatgcaagcatgtaggtctacaaaactttatttaaaatatttgtaaaatcacaagcccccctcataggcaaataaatgtattgtatgaaaataagatatggatgtccttctcttgacccacactccgtaaaggagacaggtctgataaatctagagttgacttgttttgatattattagaatgaactggcagtttatgaaaacatatctgtcatctcatattgtaatatgataattatgatgtttattcacctcattaaggacccgggggtgggagggtatgtacagtttaaatagaaggtaactataacaatatgaaataaatagcaatcatgcagatgtactactactgcaagagttcacattgctgcactgcacacatttaacatacatgtagtgttacatatgtaatactgatttcagacaagattttaaaaattaacataataaaatacatgttatgtgtgtaattttcaatatatcagcattttaaagttcactaaacatgcattgagacacacgattttaaaattgacattgtctgacacagtataattaatgattaatactgactgtgcaaatattaattatgatgattttttttctaagcatcatcctaaggaccagtgcaagttgaaatgggcttccagctaacaacttcaacagcaatttgccatgaaaatcagcaagaaaggtacaatattttctatcttagtaagatagaatttttcattttaacaccagacatttataaagacaattcttagtatattagatattcatctttttttcaatatttgaatatacagaatatattttttataacaggtacttcatttacattgatgatgtcatatcccctggaccccacaacttcacaggttacagagaaaattcaagaacttctgcaaaatgtgggacttggataaaatcaataatgtatttgtgagcccagagcaatggatatattgtgcaacatactaaagtgtgaatttaatggaaaacaagtacatgtactcatgtattacatgtcttttttaaggacaataatattgtataaatatagaggaagtgtcattgttgattattctaagtttttgatatatcaaaatcagtaaacatttctaaatgaaaataaaataccaattttataactttaatcaatgtgtttgaatttctcattttctaaccccccccccccccccccccccccccgttacaCACACTCAGTGCATATATACTGCCAAatgctcagcatcaggtgtgaatgtcactggtcctcggagatgaccatcaaaacggatgcccagtgtcacagtagatgtggcacgctaaagaaccctcactgctcaatggccgtaagcgccgagcaaaggcctaaatttaaagccgttcaccggtcttggtaacgtctccatatgagtaaaaaattctcgagagagacgttaaacaagatacaatcaatcaatccatgggtCGATTGGGTGGaaatctttccattgatattaaatataaagttgttatttaaacatatttggtgcactatgctgtataatcatatcaatttcttataataggtaatcgtgtctggttattataaaaaaaaatgtatgaaaaataactaaatattaatgcaatcattgtgagtgcaaaaaggtcaatcgCAAGAGCACATACATAAATGCATTGGCGGATATaatgggtggggtggggggcaaccggcgcgagcccccctaaaaatttcaagtttaaagtaaatcgtggtctcttgtttagagaaatatatacgaTAAAAGAATCCATAGTTtcctccactctcagagaaataaatggctgacaaaatcttttgatttattgaattacttttagagGGAGAACGGctactttttccaaaaacccttaaaatttgcgttattttattaatttcaccttcttaaaaatgacagaaaataataaaaatgactacataggagacatattttaagccctaaaaaatctgtaaaatccaggagtttctggggaatcgcccccccccccccctttcaaggcggcccccagacccctgcctcatacagttgcacccccctcccaacttcaattcctgatccgcccctgaaatagcttatagaaaccttcttattgtcatgttcaattttcaaagaggtaatttgggaatgcttaaacattctaagttataaaaaggtcagtagtttatctctgctggctgaatctttcttctcaatgcaccgagtgcatattcatgacgtctatgttcctgctcattctttctcctccataccatgcagtatattaaaggggttgggatgtaatggagacatttgttttaacaaatataaattgtatttcaattttttgtggggatttttatttgagaaaactcttaatattaatcatcaaatatgatgacgtatgataaatctatattctgagtgtaagtgcacaaaggtcaacaacgagaactacaacaaaatataagctaaaatttgaaatacatactttctgtattatatttattaatttaaaaaaggtattacaaagaatcttcgaatttcagcaagcagtttttgatggattgtttacaacatcttttaataaccctttttcttacgaaaatgtgtagtttgttaaaagggggtggggttaggaatgttttgctagttccatattgaaccccattatggtgtataatttttttcatatatattacttactaatagactgaccacttaatgaaataaaataagaaatttgatgggtaatttttttgcagcttaagcaaaggtacgaccctgtgtgcaaatattgtgcactgttttaaggtaattggccaatgtagctctgttgaagtaatgttgttgcatgttaataatgattgctgaacttgaaattgatgtgtaatatacaattatgtgaaaggttgtttggaaccatatatgacaagttatgatcctttttacaataaaaatgttatagctctatttgtatattgctctctacttatttttcttcactttttacgctttacaaggactaaagaaggtgttgttaaaatcgccatatttctcaaaaacaaggtcgattacctacattgattttttattatgttttatatcgaagcttcatcataaacatatatcaaaataaaaaaaattcaatggttaatttttttaacatcaacctatcaatctctaccttaaCATACCAGGGCCAGTTATGTCCTGACTACCTATTCTACTAACtctaggaaataaaaaataatccaatgattttattctaaaaaGCTAGAAGTTGTGATTTTTTCTTTAGAGTGCCGTTTGGATAGTGATTGTCACCAGGTCTGTAGACATGGATACACCAGGAAATGCCTGAGAAACACTTGTGAATGTTCGCACGACGGTTAGATAAAACTCTATTTCACCCCGAAGCGTAAGTCAATCGTGTACATGGATAATTCTTTTGAATTGATTTATTACTAGTACACAGCATTTCTTCTCTTTTTCTCCCGTAAAATAGGTGTCTCTACACACTGCTCTAAGAACAGCGAATGCGCAAGTCACCACTGCACTTCCGGTTATACTTCTGTATGTTCGTTGTCGTCTCACTCTTGCAAATGTGAACCCATATGTAATAACCACACTGACTGTGCACATATGTTATGTCACAGAGCTGACCCTGTTTGTATGCCAGCCCAGAACAACTCTAAAACATGCATCTGCAAAACTTCCTGTTCACAACATAACGAATGCGCAAACCATCGCTGTTCCTCGTTTTATCGACCAATTTGTAACTCCGGACAATGTATATGTAGGCACCGTTGCACGGGGGATTCATACTGTTCCATACATTTCCATTGTAGCAGAGGAAAGAAGCCACATTGTTCCTCTTATTTAGGGAATGCCTGTGTTTGTGAAGGTTTGTCCTCGCCATTTTGTTTTGGTATTTGTTGGACATTTGGTGAATCTGAAGACTTGACTCTTCCCTTTTTTTCTAGAGTGTGCTTATGATACAGAGTGCTCTCGACTTCAGTGTGCTTCCGGTTATTCGGCAAAGTGCGCTAACAATACTTGTGCTTGTAAAGCGAATCCTGGTGAGTACGCTTGTCTTATCAAAATCACAAACTTATTAAGTAAATTGCTACTTGCGACACAGTGTTAAATCTGGTAATATCTATTCAGGTAAAGTAATTCcttctttttatttatatattttttcaaagaaaatacatAGTTGAAGAGGTGGGTTAAAGCATTTTTAGGATCTTACAAACATTCATTGTCCGTTAAACAGAAATACAGTGAATGATTTGTGGTGTTCACTGCTGTATGGTCAGATTCCTATCGTAGCGCCACGTATGAGAAGGAAAACAGAAGCTAAGAATTGAAGATCGTTAGAACAGTTGCAGGCATGTCGTAAATTAGACAATTAAATCCAAACTGTGCTCCCTGCCTCGGGATATTTTTCGGCGATATCAGTTAAACAAAAGGAATTGCCACAAGCAACACACCAAATTGATATGACACCTAGCTGAATTCGATGTATTTGTCACTTTATAGGTCAAATTATTTAAATGACGGACAGACTGATAAATTGAAAGATGAGATTTATATCCCCAAACTTGTGCGAAAGCAAGAGACAAATATCCTTCAATGCTGAGCATTAATACACAAATATCCGAATGTAGAGTAATTTAAggaatacatttcatttttgaaaatatatgaggcATACATGTGCCGGCGTGAAGTGTGGCAGTTtgtaccctcatgtattttcaaaatgaaaacgcGCTTCATAAAAGGTGTGCCGGTGTGAAATGTTGCAGTttataccttcatgtattttcaaaactgaaaattagTTCTTGTATTTACATTCTCCTTTCATTTCTATGGAaatattcccagccgttaacatatacatgtatgtattatatttatcaagattcctACGCATATTATTCACAACTGAAACGCATTCGTGCGAAAACACTACAAAggtaattatttatatataacagtGGATGGTGGATGGTCGAACTGGGGACCATGGTCATTTTGCAGTGTTACTTGCGGGAGTGGAAATCAAACACGTGTACGTTCCTGTACGCACCCAGCACCCATACATGGTGGGAAAACGTGCACAGGAGATTCCGTTCGAATAAATCAATGCAATAATAATTCCTGTCAAGGTAATTTATATTGCTTCATTAACGTTGTAAAATGACATGAAATCTAATTGCGTCGATTAAAAATAACATCTGTAAACAGTGGATGGTGGATGGTCAAGTTGGATGCCATGGTCCACTTGTTCAGTATCATGTGGAAGTGGAGTACAGACACGCGCTCACTCGTGTAATAACCCTACTCCTATCAATGGTGGAAGAAACTGCGTTGGAGACCTCTATACCACACGAACCTGTGCCACAGTACCTTGTACAGGTAAGAATTGTTCATTACGTCAGTAAGTTTTCTTAAGACCCAATTCTTGCAATTTCTCCTCTTGACAACAGCATTGAGATAAACAAAGTGAAGCTATTCAAACTAGACGAGTGCTAGTATGATGACGTAATGCGTCAATAGTTGCAATATACGTGTACTATATATTGATGACTAAGCATTATTATTATGTTGACAGGATTAGTGTGTCCAACCTGTGATGAGAATCTAAGTTGTACTTTCAACAACACATGTGATGCCACAGAAACATGCATGATCCGATCGTATCACCATACTAAATTTACCGTCCATTGCTCAAAGGTGAAAATAGTTTCGGTGTCGCTTTGTTTATCCTTTAAAATATGGCTTTTTCAGTTAGTTagttagttgtatattgtttaatgtcccgctcgagaatttttcacttacatGGAGGCTTATTCAGCAGCCATCTTGTTCTAGAGATTACGACCCGAAAACTATTTCTTTCGAGATTTTTGGTTAGAAAAATTCCAGGTCGGCGGCTTTGAGTCCAGGTCGGTAATAGGAGACAACGTGgcacaatttattatttttatttttttttttgcctaaTGCTGTGCAGAGGAACAACAGATTTCTTTCCTACTCTCTGGTTTACATTTCATTGGGAGTGTTAgaatgtttcttttgttttggcTTTTCATTTGGTGAAGTAGCATGTGAATAGGTTAGGTTTGGACGCGCGACCACCGAAAAATATCTGTTGATCAGTGTTTGACGCGTCGTCATTTCTGTAAGAGGCTGGGAAGATGTGATGGGCATAGATTCGCAAACTAGTTAAAGTAGGAGGTACTGTTGCAGACACTTTCTTACCACTGTTGCATACACTTTCTTAGCACTGTTACAGATTCTCTCTTACCACTGTTACAAACACTCTCTTACTACTGTTGCATACATTTTCTTACTACTGTTACAGACACTTTCTTACTACTGTTACAGACACTATCTTACCACTGTTACAGACACTCTCTTGCCACTGCTACAGACACTCTCTTACCACTGTTACAGACACTCTCTTACCACTGTTACATACATTTTCTTACCACTGTTACAGACACTTTCTTACCACTGTTACAGACACTATCTTACCACTGTTACAGACAATCTCTTGCCACTGCTACAGACACTCTCTTACCACTGTTACAGACACTCTCTTACCACTGTTACAGACACTATCTTACCACTGTTACAGACACTCTCTTGCCACTGTTACAGACACTCTCTTACCACTATTACAGACACTTTCTTACCACTGTTACAGACACTATCTTACCACTGTTACAGACACTATCTTGCCACTGTTACAGACACTCTCTTACCACTGTTACAGACACTTTCTTACCACTGTTACAGACACTCTCTTACCACTGTTACAGACACTTTCTTACCACTGTTACAGACACTCTCTTACCACTGTTGCATACACTTTCTTACCACTGTTACAGACACTCTCTTACCACTGTTGCATACATTTTCTTACCACTGTTACAGACACTTTCTTACCACTGTTACAGACACTCTCTTACCACTATTACAGACACTCTCTTACCACTGTTACAGACACTCT contains:
- the LOC125648417 gene encoding SCO-spondin-like encodes the protein MAQPFTLLLPGLICFMQMNQVIPTICHGCNTDQDCSGRYCLSSQQYVICKYRTDLFFREHCCVCTSETCSSDSDCSTHTCRSGYVSKCNSNHQCHCSLRNHCSTVSDCANHTCLHGYQVTCSQHTCTCQRATHVSTCSSDGDCSDNVCARRTVPYCRTVLLDGQCDCTECRLDSDCHQVCRHGYTRKCLRNTCECSHDGVSTHCSKNSECASHHCTSGYTSVCSLSSHSCKCEPICNNHTDCAHMLCHRADPVCMPAQNNSKTCICKTSCSQHNECANHRCSSFYRPICNSGQCICRHRCTGDSYCSIHFHCSRGKKPHCSSYLGNACVCEECAYDTECSRLQCASGYSAKCANNTCACKANPVDGGWSNWGPWSFCSVTCGSGNQTRVRSCTHPAPIHGGKTCTGDSVRINQCNNNSCQVDGGWSSWMPWSTCSVSCGSGVQTRAHSCNNPTPINGGRNCVGDLYTTRTCATVPCTGLVCPTCDENLSCTFNNTCDATETCMIRSYHHTKFTVHCSKKEDCSFEKSILPTSEIFCCDDRDCIRRYLGV